One Brassica napus cultivar Da-Ae chromosome C4, Da-Ae, whole genome shotgun sequence genomic region harbors:
- the LOC125586283 gene encoding DJ-1 protein homolog E-like, with protein MGSLVQKSALLLCGDYMEAYETLVPLYILQSFGVSVHCVSPNRNSGDRCVMAAHDFTGLELYTELVVDQLTLTASFDDVTPDNYDAIIIPGGRFTEILSADERCVDLVARFAELKKLIFTSCHSQVMLMAAGALAGGVKCTAFESMKPLIEFSGGEWWQQPGIQNMFEITDCVKDGNVVSMVGWPTLGHGVRVLLESLGGQVSSLKENQASVLFLIGDYVEDYGINVPFRALQALGCKVDAVTPNKKKGEMCATLVYDLEEARQLPAEKRGHNFLVTACWDDVCVDDYDCVVVPGGRSPELLVMNPKAVALVKKFDEKDKVFAAIGQGKLLLAATGVLKGKRCASGKGMKVMVKVAGGEAVVSKGCVTDGKLVTAASASDLPAFLSGLSTALGVSVMF; from the exons ATGGGATCGTTGGTTCAGAAATCGGCTTTACTGCTATGCGGAGACTACATGGAAGCGTACGAGACCCTGGTTCCTCTCTACATCCTCCAATCGTTCGGCGTCAGCGTCCACTGCGTTTCCCCCAACCGCAACTCCGGCGATCGCTGCGTTATGGCTGCCCACGATTTCACGGGCCTGGAGCTATACACGGAGCTAGTCGTTGACCAGTTGACTTTAACCGCCAGCTTCGATGACGTCACTCCCGATAACTACGACGCCATCATCATCCCCGGGGGACGGTTCACGGAGATTCTCAGCGCCGACGAGAGGTGCGTCGACCTCGTTGCTCGGTTCGCCGAGCTCAAGAAGCTGATCTTCACCAGCTGCCATAGCCAGGTCATGCTGATGGCCGCCGGAGCTCTCGCCGGAGGTGTGAAGTGCACGGCGTTCGAGAGCATGAAGCCTCTGATCGAATTCTCCGGCGGCGAGTGGTGGCAGCAGCCTGGGATACAGAACATGTTCGAGATCACGGACTGCGTCAAGGACGGGAATGTCGTGAGTATGGTTGGATGGCCGACGCTTGGTCACGGGGTTAGGGTTTTGCTGGAGTCTCTTGGGGGGCAAGTCTCGAGCTTGAAGGAGAATCAAGCTTCTGTGCTTTTCCTCATTGGG GACTATGTAGAGGACTATGGGATCAATGTACCATTTAGAGCACTACAAGCTTTAGGATGTAAAGTGGATGCAGTGACACCGAACAAGAAGAAGGGAGAGATGTGTGCAACATTAGTTTATGACCTTGAGGAGGCAAGGCAGCTTCCTGCAGAAAAGCGAGGGCACAACTTCCTTGTGACTGCGTGTTGGGACGATGTATGCGTTGATGACTATGACTGTGTAGTGGTTCCAGGAGGGAGATCACCTGAGCTACTAGTGATGAATCCAAAGGCTGTTGCTTTGGTCAAGAAGTTTGATGagaaagataaggtctttgcagCTATTGGACAGGGTAAATTGCTGCTTGCAGCCACCGGTGTACTTAAG GGGAAGCGATGCGCTAGTGGAAAGGGGATGAAGGTCATGGTAAAGGTGGCTGGAGGTGAAGCTGTTGTGTCAAAGGGATGTGTGACTGACGGAAAGCTTGTGACGGCTGCATCAGCCTCAGATCTGCCAGCGTTTTTGTCTGGTTTATCAACTGCTCTTGGTGTCTCTGTCATGTTCTAA